A genomic region of Roseateles amylovorans contains the following coding sequences:
- a CDS encoding PKD domain-containing protein: MQRFLGKAHHALLSSFVLLALSACGGGGSDTPNQPPRVAVLSSGDVRANAASDSMGVSLGGLVRLDAGSSVDPDKDALTYSWTLTSKPASSTLAIADAAVQVLEFHPDVLGSYVFSLKVTDARNGQATQQVTVVADNTPPTPGAVVQVTPVVMQAASSTITTSVGYVVQLDSSSASDPEGAIASRAWTLVSRPNASTATLSSTAAVTTILQPDVLGDYVVKLVVTDAAGAKSEKLTTIRANNRAPTAAIASNATPVALPTAPGFKVPVGTIVTFRGDSSIDADGDALTYLWSLDSRPNGSTASLSSLSAATPAITPDVGGNYVFRLRVTDTSGAFSERSVTMMVGNDAPVVVLDHTRVTVELGGTVSATAALSYDGDGDALTYQWQLDARPAGSTATIANATTPAMSLVPDVAGVYQATVSVSDGRTTVLRAVEIRALASIASQVQLGFTPGEARYDSGLDKIVVTSQGPTALRLIDPFTGVTQSVGLPAAVKNYSLSPNGLLAVVLHEGLASLVDLQTLTVVRTFTTFGAQTDAFVDDGGFVSLIGGNQWVSPAITMINGRTGDVVDTASGYPGTFWGTQYGVIAGKLNKVFVLSQGLSPADISYYGFDPVTHKFTGSGESPYHGDFAMATPMFLSEVQDQLFTAGATFYRTSDLRYMGRLSGVTRGIYSLSNNTALDETLALEPASGASYQGVNYIGTYASVYKRFTTSLQLPQPDLSLPMIAGVQSYGVKVFHSVTGRHVLLVQTGSATPGAGTGYYVITR; encoded by the coding sequence ATGCAACGCTTCTTGGGCAAGGCGCACCACGCCCTGCTGTCTTCGTTCGTACTTCTTGCCCTGTCCGCCTGCGGCGGCGGCGGCTCGGACACCCCCAACCAGCCCCCGCGTGTCGCCGTGCTCAGCAGCGGCGATGTGCGCGCGAACGCTGCGAGCGACAGCATGGGCGTCAGCCTGGGCGGCTTGGTCCGCCTGGATGCCGGCAGCAGCGTCGATCCGGACAAGGACGCGCTCACCTACAGCTGGACCCTCACCAGCAAGCCCGCCAGCAGCACCCTGGCCATTGCCGATGCCGCCGTGCAGGTGCTGGAGTTCCACCCCGACGTGCTGGGCTCGTATGTCTTCTCCCTGAAGGTTACTGACGCCCGCAACGGCCAGGCCACGCAGCAAGTGACCGTGGTGGCGGACAACACCCCGCCGACGCCCGGCGCGGTGGTCCAGGTGACCCCGGTGGTGATGCAAGCCGCGTCCAGCACCATCACGACATCAGTGGGCTATGTGGTCCAACTGGACAGCAGCAGTGCCAGCGACCCGGAAGGGGCCATCGCCTCTCGTGCGTGGACGCTGGTCAGCCGACCGAACGCCAGCACCGCGACCCTGAGCAGCACCGCGGCGGTCACCACTATCTTGCAACCGGACGTCCTGGGTGACTACGTCGTCAAGCTTGTGGTCACCGACGCCGCCGGCGCGAAGTCGGAAAAGCTGACCACGATCCGCGCCAACAACCGCGCGCCCACCGCCGCCATCGCCTCCAATGCGACGCCTGTGGCGCTGCCGACGGCCCCCGGTTTCAAGGTGCCGGTCGGCACCATCGTGACCTTCCGCGGCGACAGCAGCATTGACGCCGACGGCGACGCGCTCACCTACCTGTGGAGCCTGGACAGCCGCCCCAACGGCAGCACCGCCTCGCTGTCCAGCCTGAGCGCCGCCACGCCCGCCATCACCCCGGATGTGGGAGGCAACTACGTCTTCCGCCTGCGAGTCACGGACACCTCCGGCGCCTTCTCCGAGCGCTCGGTGACCATGATGGTCGGCAACGATGCCCCGGTGGTGGTCCTGGACCATACCCGCGTTACCGTCGAGCTTGGCGGCACGGTGAGTGCCACCGCCGCCCTGAGCTATGACGGCGATGGCGACGCCCTGACCTACCAGTGGCAACTGGACGCCCGCCCCGCCGGCAGCACTGCCACGATCGCGAATGCCACCACACCGGCAATGTCGCTGGTGCCCGACGTGGCCGGTGTCTACCAGGCCACCGTCTCGGTGTCGGACGGCCGCACGACGGTGCTGCGCGCCGTCGAAATCCGCGCGCTCGCTTCGATCGCCAGCCAGGTCCAGCTCGGCTTCACACCGGGCGAGGCCCGATACGACAGCGGCCTGGACAAGATCGTGGTCACCTCGCAAGGCCCGACCGCCCTGCGCCTGATCGACCCGTTCACCGGCGTGACCCAATCGGTCGGGCTGCCTGCGGCCGTGAAGAACTACAGCCTCAGCCCCAATGGCCTGCTGGCGGTGGTGCTGCACGAGGGGCTGGCATCGCTGGTGGATTTGCAGACGCTGACCGTGGTGCGCACCTTCACCACCTTTGGTGCCCAGACCGATGCGTTCGTGGATGATGGCGGCTTTGTCTCGCTGATCGGCGGCAACCAGTGGGTGAGCCCGGCCATCACCATGATCAATGGCCGCACCGGGGATGTCGTGGACACGGCCAGCGGCTACCCCGGCACCTTCTGGGGTACGCAATACGGCGTCATCGCCGGCAAGCTGAACAAGGTGTTCGTCCTCTCCCAGGGGCTGTCCCCGGCCGACATCAGTTATTACGGTTTCGACCCGGTCACCCACAAGTTCACCGGATCGGGCGAGTCCCCTTATCACGGCGACTTCGCGATGGCCACGCCGATGTTCCTGAGCGAGGTCCAGGACCAGCTGTTCACCGCCGGCGCCACCTTCTATCGCACGTCCGACCTGCGCTACATGGGCCGTCTGTCCGGCGTCACCCGCGGGATCTACAGCCTGAGCAACAACACCGCGCTAGACGAGACGCTGGCGCTGGAGCCGGCCTCGGGCGCGTCCTACCAGGGCGTGAACTACATCGGCACCTACGCCTCGGTCTACAAGCGCTTCACGACCTCGCTGCAACTGCCGCAGCCCGACCTGTCGCTGCCGATGATCGCCGGCGTTCAGAGCTATGGCGTCAAGGTGTTCCACTCGGTGACCGGCCGCCATGTGCTGCTGGTGCAGACCGGCAGCGCTACCCCGGGCGCCGGCACGGGCTACTACGTGATTACGCGTTGA
- a CDS encoding LPS-assembly protein LptD — protein sequence MPLAVLLAVALPASPVAWAQESAGEGLALKPSKQLNQTRRKDLRPAMALSADRITTEVDQRSEAQGDVQLRYGNLLLKTKTLTYDHAQDLATAQGDVELSQNGAILRGPTLSLFVDRFEGQLDSPTYFFSTTGGSGSAKALHFLGDQRMRADEATYSTCPVSEDGERKRDWELVTKSLRLDFEAGEGEATGAVLRFLGVPILAAPSLSFPLGDQPKSGLLPPNVNIDNRSGFEFGQPYYWSIAPNRDATFTPYVMTKRGAGVDSEFRFLEPAHRGQINLAWLPNDRVMGRSRWDLRLQNDGDITPNWRYQINSERVSDNDYWKDFRRRMSSQTPRLLQSDYRTQRDFDFNWGDVQAYARVQRWQPLQVTETVDQFASPYQRSPQIGVRLQTEADDSVLAGYLPTGRGARLEGGVEVEYNRFDLPSGALTSQTQTGERMHMLGHVSLPMSGAAWWLIPKVSFNSASYHVDETLANGQRSISRTIPTFSIDHGWILERNTTLFGQDARQTLEPRVLYLNTPYRDQSFVPNFDAAPRDYNFDSVFAENQFSGVDRVSDAHMVAFGATSRWIENERGEEQLRLGMVQRYLLRDQRISPDGTPQTHRLSDVVLLGSAHLNQAWWTDSTLQLNSSDGKVERTVLRLRYSPGPFRTLSASYRLARGQSEQLELAWQWPLFGPDRKAVTGGPGCQGAWYGAGRLQYSMRDKRFTDSVIGAEYDSGCWILRIGAERQATGRAETNTRLMLQLELVGLSPLGSNALKVLRDNIPGYRSLSSERSAFGTYD from the coding sequence TTGCCCCTGGCCGTCCTGCTGGCGGTGGCGCTGCCCGCGTCGCCGGTGGCGTGGGCTCAGGAATCCGCTGGCGAAGGCCTGGCGCTCAAACCCAGCAAGCAGCTCAATCAGACCCGTCGCAAGGACCTGCGTCCGGCGATGGCGCTGAGTGCGGACCGGATCACCACCGAGGTGGACCAGCGCTCCGAGGCCCAAGGCGATGTGCAACTGCGCTATGGCAACCTGCTGCTCAAGACCAAGACGCTGACCTACGACCATGCCCAGGACCTGGCCACGGCGCAGGGCGATGTCGAGCTGAGCCAGAACGGCGCCATCCTGCGCGGACCGACGCTCAGCCTGTTCGTCGACCGCTTCGAGGGTCAGCTCGACAGCCCCACCTATTTCTTCTCCACCACCGGCGGCAGCGGCAGTGCGAAGGCGCTGCACTTCCTCGGCGACCAGCGCATGCGGGCCGATGAGGCCACCTACAGCACCTGCCCGGTGTCCGAGGACGGCGAACGCAAGCGCGACTGGGAGCTCGTCACCAAGAGCCTGCGCCTGGACTTCGAGGCGGGTGAGGGCGAGGCCACCGGCGCGGTGCTGCGCTTCCTGGGCGTGCCCATCCTGGCCGCACCGTCGCTGAGCTTCCCGCTGGGCGATCAGCCCAAGTCCGGCCTGCTGCCGCCCAACGTCAACATCGACAACCGCAGCGGCTTCGAATTCGGCCAGCCGTATTACTGGAGCATCGCGCCGAATCGGGATGCGACCTTCACGCCGTATGTGATGACCAAGCGCGGCGCCGGCGTGGACAGCGAGTTCCGTTTCCTCGAGCCCGCCCACCGCGGCCAGATCAATCTGGCCTGGCTGCCGAATGACCGGGTGATGGGTCGGTCGCGCTGGGACCTGCGGCTGCAGAACGACGGCGACATCACGCCCAACTGGCGCTACCAGATCAACTCGGAGCGAGTCTCCGACAACGACTACTGGAAGGATTTCCGCCGCCGCATGAGCAGCCAGACGCCGCGTCTGCTGCAGTCGGACTACCGCACTCAGCGCGACTTCGACTTCAACTGGGGCGATGTCCAGGCCTATGCCCGGGTGCAGCGCTGGCAGCCGTTGCAGGTCACGGAGACGGTCGACCAGTTCGCCTCCCCGTATCAGCGATCGCCGCAGATCGGCGTGCGACTGCAGACCGAGGCTGACGACTCGGTGCTGGCCGGCTATTTGCCGACCGGCCGCGGTGCCCGTCTGGAAGGGGGCGTGGAGGTCGAGTACAACCGCTTCGACCTGCCCAGCGGCGCCCTGACCAGCCAGACGCAGACCGGCGAGCGGATGCACATGCTCGGCCATGTGAGCCTGCCGATGAGCGGCGCGGCTTGGTGGCTGATTCCGAAGGTGTCGTTCAATTCGGCCAGCTATCACGTGGACGAGACGCTGGCCAACGGCCAGCGCTCGATCAGCCGCACCATCCCGACCTTCAGCATCGACCACGGCTGGATCCTGGAGCGCAACACCACGCTGTTCGGCCAGGACGCCCGCCAGACGCTGGAACCGCGCGTGCTCTACCTGAACACGCCCTACCGCGACCAGTCCTTCGTTCCCAATTTCGATGCGGCACCGCGCGACTACAACTTCGACTCGGTGTTCGCCGAGAACCAGTTCTCCGGCGTCGACCGGGTGAGCGATGCGCACATGGTGGCCTTCGGTGCCACCTCGCGCTGGATCGAGAACGAACGCGGCGAAGAGCAACTGCGCCTGGGCATGGTCCAGCGCTATCTGCTGCGTGACCAGCGGATCTCGCCGGACGGTACGCCGCAGACCCATCGGCTGTCCGATGTGGTGTTGCTGGGCTCCGCCCACCTGAACCAGGCCTGGTGGACCGACAGCACGCTGCAGCTGAATTCCTCGGACGGCAAGGTCGAGCGAACCGTGCTGCGCCTGCGCTATTCGCCGGGACCGTTCCGCACGCTGAGCGCGTCCTATCGACTGGCCCGCGGCCAGAGCGAACAACTGGAGCTGGCCTGGCAATGGCCGCTGTTCGGACCGGACCGCAAGGCGGTCACCGGCGGCCCGGGCTGCCAAGGCGCCTGGTATGGCGCCGGCCGGCTGCAGTATTCGATGCGTGACAAGCGCTTCACTGATTCCGTGATCGGCGCGGAATACGACTCTGGTTGCTGGATCCTGCGCATCGGCGCGGAACGCCAGGCGACCGGTCGCGCCGAGACCAATACCCGATTGATGCTGCAATTGGAGCTCGTCGGTCTGTCCCCGCTGGGCTCCAATGCGCTGAAAGTGTTGAGAGACAATATTCCGGGTTACCGTTCGCTGAGCTCGGAACGCTCGGCCTTTGGCACTTATGACTGA
- a CDS encoding ribonuclease produces the protein MARDNNAGSTKARWGDTVALTALPAEAQSTYRLVLSGGPFPYDKDGTVFGNRERQLPAKARGYYREYTVKTPGARNRGARRVVCGGKPPTKPDACYYTDDHYASFSKIAP, from the coding sequence ATGGCTCGGGACAACAACGCCGGCAGCACGAAAGCGCGCTGGGGCGACACGGTGGCCTTGACCGCGCTTCCGGCCGAAGCGCAATCGACCTACCGACTCGTGCTGTCCGGGGGACCCTTCCCCTACGACAAGGATGGCACGGTTTTCGGTAACCGGGAGAGGCAGTTGCCGGCCAAGGCGCGGGGGTATTACCGAGAGTACACCGTCAAGACGCCGGGCGCACGCAATCGCGGTGCCCGACGGGTGGTGTGCGGCGGCAAGCCTCCCACGAAACCTGATGCTTGTTATTACACCGACGACCACTACGCGAGCTTCAGCAAGATCGCGCCGTGA
- a CDS encoding barstar family protein, whose product MLLQTVRPNIVQAIRAYRVEDLMQAAHDAGQHFLYANLSPAETKQDVLELIASAFLFPAHFGKNLDALYDCMTDLVNKSGAQPGFVVVLDQLPDHARFDREAREQLLDVFREAADFWGERKVQFRCFYSFQ is encoded by the coding sequence ATGCTTTTGCAGACAGTCCGTCCCAACATCGTGCAGGCCATCAGGGCCTACCGGGTAGAGGACTTGATGCAGGCCGCCCATGATGCCGGCCAACATTTCCTGTATGCCAATCTGTCGCCAGCGGAAACCAAGCAGGATGTGCTGGAGCTCATCGCCAGCGCCTTCCTGTTCCCGGCTCACTTCGGCAAGAACCTGGATGCGTTGTACGACTGCATGACCGACCTGGTGAACAAGTCAGGCGCGCAGCCCGGCTTCGTGGTGGTGCTGGATCAACTCCCTGATCACGCCCGCTTCGACCGCGAAGCCCGCGAGCAACTGCTCGATGTCTTCCGGGAGGCCGCCGACTTCTGGGGCGAACGAAAAGTCCAGTTCCGCTGTTTCTATTCTTTTCAGTAG
- a CDS encoding LysR family transcriptional regulator produces MDQVKAMRVFTRVIDEGSLAGAARALDLAPAVVTRLVAELEEHLGARLLNRTTRRLSLTDVGESYLERCRRILSDIEEAEALATAAVTEPRGNLRVLMPPAIAVHQLARHLARFHAMYPLVSLELVASGPVDTLDDSFDITVISTRVPLQGEFIAKRLARTEVIMCASPEYLARRGRPQHPSELKQHDLVLPPIHELSRGVTFERCGVDGEPAESFFTIPSRPVMTTSSVDTKYACALHGVGVAGLPSFVVGDALMEGALERVLSQWRIYSYSLWAAMPTRKFVPARTRAFLDFLIEVFGGQDEDPWLAAAGCPTIAAGKAAAATRAAAAASTASTASTASGGTAAAAPSGAVSTAGASAATTQSPAADAAADTAADAAVISASAASAG; encoded by the coding sequence ATGGACCAGGTCAAGGCGATGCGGGTGTTCACCCGCGTCATCGACGAAGGCAGCCTCGCCGGCGCGGCGCGGGCCCTGGATCTGGCGCCCGCCGTGGTGACGCGGCTGGTGGCCGAGCTGGAGGAGCACCTCGGTGCCCGGCTGCTCAACCGCACCACCCGCCGGCTGTCGCTGACGGATGTGGGGGAGTCCTATCTGGAGCGCTGTCGGCGCATCCTGAGCGACATCGAGGAGGCCGAAGCCCTGGCCACCGCTGCGGTGACCGAGCCCCGCGGCAACCTGCGGGTGCTGATGCCGCCGGCCATCGCGGTGCATCAGCTGGCACGCCACCTGGCGCGGTTCCATGCGATGTATCCGCTGGTCAGCCTGGAGCTGGTGGCATCGGGACCGGTCGACACCCTGGACGACAGCTTCGACATCACCGTCATCAGCACCCGGGTCCCGTTGCAGGGCGAGTTCATCGCCAAGCGCCTGGCCCGCACCGAGGTGATCATGTGCGCGTCGCCGGAGTACCTGGCGCGTCGCGGTCGGCCGCAGCATCCGTCCGAGCTCAAACAGCATGACCTGGTGCTGCCGCCGATCCATGAGCTCTCCCGCGGCGTGACCTTCGAGCGCTGCGGCGTCGACGGCGAGCCGGCCGAGAGCTTCTTCACCATCCCGTCGCGGCCGGTGATGACGACGTCCTCGGTCGACACCAAATATGCCTGCGCCCTGCACGGTGTGGGCGTGGCCGGCCTGCCATCGTTCGTGGTGGGCGATGCGTTGATGGAGGGCGCGCTGGAACGGGTGCTGTCCCAGTGGCGCATCTACAGCTATTCGCTCTGGGCGGCGATGCCGACCCGCAAGTTCGTGCCCGCGCGCACCCGCGCCTTCCTGGATTTCCTGATCGAGGTGTTCGGCGGCCAGGACGAGGATCCCTGGCTCGCCGCAGCCGGTTGTCCGACCATCGCGGCGGGGAAGGCCGCGGCGGCGACCCGCGCGGCAGCTGCCGCATCGACGGCATCCACCGCGTCGACCGCATCAGGAGGCACCGCCGCCGCAGCCCCTTCCGGGGCCGTCTCGACGGCGGGCGCCTCTGCTGCGACCACTCAGTCGCCCGCGGCTGATGCAGCGGCTGACACAGCGGCTGATGCGGCCGTGATCTCCGCTTCCGCCGCTAGCGCAGGCTGA
- the rsmA gene encoding 16S rRNA (adenine(1518)-N(6)/adenine(1519)-N(6))-dimethyltransferase RsmA, which produces MGHVARKRFGQHFLTDKSVIGAIIDAIAPGENEAMVEIGPGLGAMTLPLLAQLPASSQPLTVVELDRDLAARLRKRGDLTVIESDVLKVDFGALATERGQSLRVVGNLPYNISSPILFHLLQFVDQVVDQTFMLQKEVVDRMASGPGSKDYGRLSVMLQWRYQVDALFDVPPEAFDPPPRVNSAIVRMIPHAQPASLDEALLSEMVASAFSQRRKLLRHSLGRWLEARGFQGEFDLQRRAEEVPVQEFVALAQSL; this is translated from the coding sequence ATGGGACATGTCGCGCGCAAGCGCTTTGGTCAGCACTTCCTGACCGACAAGAGCGTCATCGGCGCCATCATCGACGCCATCGCCCCCGGCGAGAACGAGGCCATGGTGGAGATCGGCCCGGGTCTTGGCGCGATGACGCTGCCCTTGCTGGCGCAACTTCCGGCGAGCAGCCAGCCGCTGACCGTGGTCGAGCTGGACCGCGATCTGGCGGCCCGGTTGCGCAAGCGCGGGGACCTGACCGTCATCGAGTCCGACGTGCTGAAGGTGGACTTCGGTGCGCTGGCGACCGAGCGCGGCCAGTCGCTGCGGGTGGTCGGCAATCTGCCCTACAACATCTCGTCGCCCATCCTCTTCCACTTGCTGCAGTTCGTGGATCAGGTGGTGGACCAGACCTTCATGCTGCAGAAAGAGGTCGTCGATCGCATGGCCAGCGGCCCAGGCAGCAAGGACTACGGCCGGCTCAGCGTGATGCTGCAGTGGCGCTACCAGGTGGATGCGCTGTTCGACGTGCCGCCAGAGGCTTTCGATCCACCGCCACGGGTCAACTCCGCCATCGTGCGCATGATCCCGCATGCCCAGCCCGCATCGCTGGACGAGGCATTGCTGAGCGAGATGGTGGCCTCGGCATTCTCGCAACGCCGGAAATTGCTGCGGCACAGCTTGGGGCGCTGGCTCGAGGCGCGCGGCTTCCAGGGCGAATTCGATTTGCAGCGCCGGGCCGAGGAAGTGCCGGTGCAGGAATTCGTCGCGCTGGCGCAGTCGCTCTGA
- a CDS encoding peptidylprolyl isomerase produces the protein MRNFKQVAAATLVLSAMAGTASWAQDSQPPAAAPTAVAQVTTPAAAPAAAASATTSTTAASRPPLEPRTLKPGDYIAAVVNSDIVAASEVVQRTERMRDEARRRGDTPTNELLHKQALDSLIDERVLVTYARENGPRVDEPELDRVVANVATQNKLSMDELKKRLAADGIDFRRFRENLRDQMLSERVREREVQGRIRVTDGEIDKYLDERQAALQDRAQLNIAQILVPVPEDAAPALVAERRARAEAALERVKAGEDFAKVAREVSEDANKARGGEIGLRAGDKLPDVFVEAVRDLKEGEVRQVLLRSGAGFHVLKLIERQSGKASINTVVQTRARHILLRPSEQLSPEQATRRLTEFKRAIESGRATFEQLARANSEDGSAQEGGDLGWVSPGSFVPEFEEAMDALPLKGISNPVPSRFGVHLIQVMERRDVVLDTKQLRDQARQALRERKYDEAYGDWMKDLRARAFVETREWLD, from the coding sequence ATGCGAAATTTCAAGCAGGTGGCAGCCGCCACGCTCGTCCTGTCCGCGATGGCGGGCACCGCGTCGTGGGCGCAAGACAGCCAACCCCCTGCCGCCGCGCCCACCGCGGTCGCGCAGGTCACGACACCCGCCGCCGCGCCGGCCGCAGCAGCCTCGGCCACCACCTCGACCACCGCCGCGAGCCGTCCCCCGTTGGAACCCCGCACCCTCAAGCCCGGCGACTACATTGCCGCGGTGGTGAACTCCGACATCGTGGCCGCGTCTGAAGTCGTGCAGCGCACCGAGCGCATGCGTGACGAGGCCCGCCGCCGCGGCGACACGCCGACCAATGAGCTGCTGCACAAACAGGCGCTGGACAGCCTGATCGACGAGCGCGTGCTGGTGACCTATGCCCGCGAGAACGGCCCGCGCGTCGACGAGCCGGAACTGGACCGCGTGGTGGCCAACGTGGCCACGCAGAACAAGCTGTCCATGGACGAGCTCAAGAAGCGTCTGGCCGCAGACGGCATCGACTTCCGCCGCTTCCGTGAGAACCTGCGCGACCAGATGCTGAGCGAGCGGGTGCGTGAACGCGAGGTGCAGGGTCGGATCCGCGTCACCGACGGCGAGATCGACAAATACCTGGATGAACGCCAAGCCGCGCTGCAGGACCGGGCGCAACTGAACATCGCTCAGATCCTGGTCCCGGTGCCGGAAGATGCGGCGCCTGCGCTGGTCGCAGAACGTCGAGCCCGCGCGGAAGCGGCCCTGGAACGGGTGAAGGCCGGCGAAGACTTCGCCAAGGTGGCGCGTGAGGTCTCCGAGGATGCGAACAAGGCCCGTGGTGGTGAAATCGGCCTGCGCGCCGGCGACAAGCTGCCCGACGTGTTTGTCGAGGCGGTGCGCGACCTCAAGGAAGGCGAGGTGCGCCAGGTGCTGCTGCGTTCCGGTGCTGGCTTCCATGTGCTGAAGCTGATCGAGCGCCAAAGCGGCAAGGCCTCGATCAACACCGTGGTGCAGACCCGGGCCCGCCACATCCTGCTGCGCCCCTCCGAACAACTGAGCCCCGAGCAGGCCACTCGCCGCCTGACCGAGTTCAAGCGCGCGATCGAATCCGGCCGCGCCACCTTCGAGCAGCTCGCGCGTGCCAACTCCGAGGACGGCAGTGCTCAGGAGGGCGGCGATCTGGGTTGGGTCTCGCCGGGCAGCTTCGTGCCCGAGTTCGAGGAAGCCATGGATGCGCTGCCGCTCAAGGGCATCAGCAATCCGGTGCCGTCGCGTTTCGGCGTCCACCTGATCCAGGTGATGGAGCGTCGCGATGTGGTGCTGGACACCAAGCAACTGCGCGACCAGGCGCGCCAGGCCCTGCGTGAGCGCAAGTACGACGAAGCCTATGGCGACTGGATGAAGGACCTGCGCGCGCGCGCCTTCGTCGAGACCCGCGAATGGCTGGACTGA
- a CDS encoding aminoglycoside phosphotransferase family protein, translating into MTASDSPALWPDADRAARFQQWLAPLVDRLGLRPDTLTLASSDASSRRYLRLRTADGGSLVVMDAPATPNQVRPFMEVAALMTGCGLHVPRLLAQDEDQGFVLMEDLGSLGYLEALRAAQVAQDMATASSLMRDATTALLRWQGCAAGASLPRFDEAFVRRELQIFVDWCVQAHHGKQWNERQLEQWNRTVALLVANITAQPMVPMHRDYMARNLMVCRSASPTSDDTAPTNIAPDAAAAPLNPGILDFQDAVLGPITYDLASLLRDAFLTWDEAEELDWAVRYWEGARSAGLFGIDPSTAAHADGPDPHPMAQDFGLFWRALEWTALQRHLKILGIFCRLKLRDGKPHYAEDLPRFYAYVVKTASRYMELTPLVRLMEDLQPQMMQTGFSLR; encoded by the coding sequence ATGACTGCCTCCGACTCGCCCGCGCTGTGGCCCGACGCCGACCGTGCCGCCCGGTTCCAGCAATGGCTGGCCCCTTTGGTGGACCGCCTCGGCCTGCGGCCCGACACCCTGACGCTGGCCAGCAGCGATGCCAGCTCCCGCCGCTATCTGCGACTGCGCACCGCCGATGGCGGCAGCCTGGTGGTCATGGATGCGCCAGCCACGCCCAACCAGGTGCGTCCCTTCATGGAGGTGGCCGCGCTGATGACCGGATGCGGCCTGCACGTGCCGCGTCTGCTGGCGCAGGACGAGGACCAGGGCTTCGTGCTGATGGAAGACCTGGGGTCGCTGGGCTATCTGGAGGCATTGCGCGCGGCGCAAGTCGCGCAGGACATGGCCACGGCAAGTTCCCTGATGCGCGACGCCACCACCGCCCTGCTGCGCTGGCAGGGCTGCGCGGCGGGCGCTTCGCTGCCGCGCTTCGATGAAGCGTTCGTGCGGCGCGAGCTGCAGATCTTTGTCGACTGGTGCGTCCAGGCCCATCACGGCAAGCAGTGGAATGAGCGACAGCTCGAACAATGGAACCGCACGGTCGCCCTGCTGGTCGCCAACATCACCGCCCAGCCGATGGTGCCCATGCACCGCGACTACATGGCGCGCAACCTGATGGTCTGCCGCTCGGCGTCCCCCACGTCAGACGACACCGCGCCCACCAACATCGCGCCCGACGCAGCCGCCGCACCGCTCAACCCCGGCATCCTCGACTTCCAGGATGCGGTGCTGGGCCCGATCACCTACGACCTCGCCTCCCTGCTCCGCGACGCCTTCCTGACCTGGGATGAGGCCGAGGAGCTGGACTGGGCGGTGCGTTACTGGGAAGGCGCCCGCAGCGCCGGCCTGTTCGGCATCGATCCATCGACCGCCGCCCACGCGGATGGCCCGGACCCGCACCCCATGGCACAGGACTTCGGCCTGTTCTGGCGGGCGCTGGAATGGACCGCGCTGCAGCGCCATCTGAAGATCCTGGGCATCTTCTGCCGACTCAAGCTGCGCGACGGCAAGCCGCACTATGCGGAGGACCTGCCACGCTTCTATGCCTATGTGGTGAAGACCGCGAGCCGCTACATGGAACTCACGCCGCTGGTGCGGCTGATGGAAGACCTGCAACCGCAGATGATGCAGACCGGCTTCAGCCTGCGCTAG